From Columba livia isolate bColLiv1 breed racing homer chromosome 5, bColLiv1.pat.W.v2, whole genome shotgun sequence, one genomic window encodes:
- the RNF141 gene encoding RING finger protein 141 gives MRTSFYGTEVKNFTMGQQISNHTQTVINKLPEKVAKHASLVQESGFLTYEEFLGRVAELNDITANLASGQDKHLLFEVQPGSDSSAFWKVIVRIICTKINKTSGIVEASRILNLYQFVQLYKDITNQASGVLAQSGASEEAAESLMSVSSCQASLWMGRVKQLTDEEECCICMDGRADLILPCAHSFCQKCIDKWSDRHRSCPVCRRQVTGASDSWVVSDAPTEDDIATYILNMVDEAGQPHRP, from the exons ATGAGAACTTCTTTCTATGGAACTGAGGTGAAGAACTTCACCATGGGTCAACAAATTtcaaaccacacacaaaccgTAATCAACAAGTTGCCCGAAAAAGTAGCAAAGCATGCCTCTTTGGTTCAAGAAAGTGGTTTCCTAACATATGAAGAGTTTCTGGGAAGAGTAGCTGAACTTAATGATAT taCTGCAAATTTGGCTTCTGGACAAGACAAACATCTGTTATTTGAAGTGCAGCCTGGTTCTGATTCTTCTGCGTTCTGGAAGGTGATCGTTCGGATAATATGTACTAAA ataaataaaacaagtggCATTGTGGAAGCTTCCAGAATCTTGAACTTGTATCAGTTCGTTCAACTGTATAAAGACATCACCAATCAAGCATCAGGAGTTCTTGCACAGAGTGgtgcttctgaagaagctgcTGAGAGTTTAATGTCTGTGTCATCTTGTCAGGCCAGCTTGTGGATGGGAAG ggTTAAGCAGTTGACAGATGAAGAGGAATGTTGCATCTGCATGGATGGGCGTGCTGATTTAATTTTGCCGTGTGCTCACAGTTTCTGCCAGAAATGCATTGATAAATG GAGTGATCGTCACAGAAGCTGTCCTGTCTGCCGTCGGCAAGTCACTGGGGCAAGTGATTCTTGGGTGGTCTCAGACGCGCCTACAGAAGATGATATCGCTACTTACATACTTAACATGGTAGATGAGGCGGGCCAGCCTCACAGACCCTGA